Below is a window of Rhodoglobus vestalii DNA.
ACCGGTGACATCTTTCGCAGCAATGTGAAAAATGGCACCGAATTGGGCACCAAAGCCAAAGCATTTATGGACGCCGGTGACAACGTTCCCGATTCTCTGACGAACGCGCTCATTCGTGATCGCCTAGAGGACGATGATGCGCAAGAAGGGTTTCTTCTCGACGGGTACCCGCGCACCACCGACCAGGTTCGCGAGCTCGACGCATTCTTGGCGAGCCATGGTGCTGCCCTCGATGCTGTAGTGGAGCTTGAAGCAGACCCCGAGGTTGTCGTTGCTCGGCTCCGCAAGCGTGCCCTCGAGCAGGGTCGCAGCGATGACACCGAAGCAGTGGTTCGTCACCGCCTTGAGGTCTACGCTGAGCAGACAGCGCCACTCATTAAGGTCTACGGCTCGAGAGGCGTGGTTGTCACGATTGACGCGCTCGGCGAAATTGATGCGGTTACCGCTCGCATTACCGGGGCTCTCGTTGACCGCGGCATCGTCGCAGCCGACGCATTCAAGCCGTGAAGGCGTCATTTTAGCGCCAGCTTGGTGAAATGCCCGGGATTAGCGTAGGCTTGATCCTTGGTGCTTCAGGCCGTTTTTTTCGTGCCTAGGTTTTTTCGAAAGCCACCCACCACAATCCACGCAGACCAGCGAACTCCACTTATAGCGACGAAGAGGCTATGGCCAAAAAAGACGGTGTCATTGAGATTGAAGGAGCAGTAGTTGAAGCTCTGCCCAACGCGATGTTTCGTGTTGAGTTGAGTAACGGCCACGTAGTGCTCGCACACATCTCCGGCAAAATGCGACAGAACTACATTCGAATCCTTCCGGAGGACCGTGTGGTTGTAGAGCTGAGCCCGTATGACCTGACTCGCGGCCGGATCACCTACCGCTATAAGTAAGAGGGCGCTGGAAAGTAACGTCCACTTCTCCTTTGCGGGATTAGTGGAACGAAGACAGCGATTCACAAGGAAAAATTATGAAGGTCAACCCCAGCGTCAAGCCCATGTGCGACAACTGCCGCGTAATTCGTCGCAACGGACGCGTCATGATCATCTGCAAGTCAAACCCGCGTCACAAGCAACGCCAGGGCTAAGGTTTCGCGAGCAGAGCGCACCGTTGCAGAGGTGGACCGAGCAATCGTCACACACCGCAGCACACAACTAAATACACAGAACTAGCAGCACCAGATCCGCAGCTCGCGCAAGCGAGAAACGGGGACACCACCGGTTGGAGGCCGGCGCACAGGTATTGTTACAGACCTCCACTCACTCACAGGAGAAGCCACTATGGCACGTCTAGCCGGCGTCGACATCCCACGCGATAAGCGTGTAGAGGTCGCACTGACTTACATTTACGGTGTTGGCCGCACGAGGGCACTCAAAACCCTCGCCGACACACAAATCAGCGGAGAAATTCGCGTTCACGATCTCACCGATGACCAGCTCATCGTGCTGCGTGACTACATCGAAGGAAACTTCCAGGTAGAAGGTGACCTCCGTCGTGAGGTCGCCGCAGATATTCGCCGCAAGGTTGAAATCGGCAGCTACCAGGGTATCCGTCACCGCAAGGGACTGCCCGTCCATGGACAGCGCACCAAGACCAACGCTCGCACTCGCAAGGGTCCGAAGCGCACCGTAGCCGGCAAGAAGAAGGCCCGATAGACCCTGGGTTCATTCCCAGCGTCGTCGCCATCACAGTTTTAGGAGAAAACAATGGCAGCACCAAAATCGGCCGCTCGTAAGCCGCGTCGTAAAGAGAAGAAGAACGTTGCAGTGGGTCAGGCTCACATCAAGTCAACGTTCAACAACACCATCGTCACCATCACCGATCCCACCGGCGCAGTTCTGGCCTGGTCGTCATCAGGTGTCGTCGGCTTCAAGGGTTCGCGCAAGTCAACCCCGTATGCCGCCCAGATGTCTGCTGAGTCGGCTGCACGCCAGGCTCAGGAGCACGGTGTCAAAAAGGTTGACGTATTCGTGAAGGGACCGGGTTCGGGTCGTGAAACTGCGATTCGTTCACTGCAGGCCGCTGGCCTCGAAGTGGGTTCGATCAACGATGTAACACCGCAGACGCACAACGGTTGCCGTCCGCCCAAGCGTCGTCGCGTTTAGTTTCTCGCCGTACTAGCGAGGCAACTCGCTAGTGCTGGCGTCGTGGCGGGGGCTAATCGCGGCCCTCGCTCACAGTTCCAGCGCACAACTCAATACACAGTCGGGCCAGCCACCCGTCGCCCACAAGTGTCATATAGCGGACACTTCGCCGAAAGGAATTACCAGTGCTCATTGCACAGCGTCCCACCCTTGCTGAGGAGAACATCTCCGAATTCCGTTCACGGTTCGTTATCGAGCCACTTGAACCTGGTTTCGGGTACACCCTCGGAAACTCCATGCGTCGTACTCTTCTTTCGTCGATTCCCGGAGCAGCTGTTACCAGCATCCGCATCGACGGCGTACTCCACGAGTTCAGCACCGTCGCCGGTGTTAAAGAAGATGTCACCGAGGTCATCCTCAACATCAAGAACCTGGTTGTCTCGAGCGAGCACGACGAGCCGATCACCGCTTACCTGCGCAAGCAGGGTGCCGGGGAGGTTACGGCAGCTGACATCTCAGCACCCGCCGGTGTTGAAATTCACAACCCGGAGCTCGTCATCGCAACACTCAATGACAAAGCCAAGTTCGAACTTGAGCTCACAATCGAGCGCGGCCGTGGCTACGTCACGGCAACTCAGAACCGCAGCGAATTCAGCGAAGCCGGCCAGATTCCGGTCGACTCGATTTACTCGCCCGTGCTCAAGGTCACCTACCGCGTCGAGGCAACTCGTGCCGGTGAGCGCACTGACTTCGACCGCCTAGTTGTGGATGTCGAAACCAAGTCGGCAATCACCCCGCGTGATGCTGTGGCTTCAGCCGGTCGCACACTGACCGAACTGTTCGGACTCGCTCGCGAGCTCAACACGGCTGCCGAGGGTATTGAGATTGGTCCTGCACCCGTTGACGCTGTGCTGTCGACCGAGCTCAGCATGCCGATCGAAGACCTTGACCTTTCGGTGCGCAGCTACAACTGCCTCAAGCGCGAGGGAATCAACACCGTCAGCGAACTGGTGGCTCTGTCAGAGACCCAGCTCATGAACATCCGTAACTTCGGTCAGAAGTCGGTTGATGAAGTTCGCGACAAGCTCGTCGAGATGGGATTGTCGCTGAAAGACAGCGTTCCTGGATTTGATGGAGCGCACTTCTACGGCGGATACGCCGACGACGAGACCAACGCTTGAGCCGCTGGCTCGAAACTTTGACACTGGAGAATTAGAAAATGCCTACACCTACTAAGGGCCCACGTCTCGGCGGTGGACCGGCGCATGAGCGCCACATGCTCGCCAATTTGGCCGCAGCCCTGTTCACTCACAAGAGCATCAAGACAACGGAAATGCGTGCCAAGCGCCTGCGTCCCGTTGCTGAGCGCCTCATCACGTTTGCGAAGAAGGGCGACCTGCACAACCGTCGCCGTGCACTCGGAATTATTGGTGACAAGACCGTTATCCACGAGCTGTTCACCGTAATTGCACCGCAGGTTGAACTCCGTGAGGGCGGCTACACCCGCATCACAAAGCTTGGTTTCCGCAAGGGCGATAACGCTTCGATGGTTCAAATGGAGCTCGTACTCGAACCCGTTACCCCAAAGAAGAAGTCGTCGAAGGCTTCGGCAAAGACAGCGCCCAAGGCTGCCGCAGAAGAGCCAGCCGCAGAGGAGACAGCCGCAGAGGGAGCTCCTGTCGCAGATGAGACTGCTACTGAAGAGGTAGCAACCGAGGACGTAGCGGTAGGTGCTTCGGCCGACGATGCTCCTGCCGATGATGCTGCTGAGACGGCAGAAAAGAAGTAACTTTCGTAGTGTGAGATCACCCCGGTTCCGCCTCGCGCGGGCCGGGGTTTTCTCGTAGAAATAGGATTGAATTATGGATCAGCCGACTTCTCACGCGCCCAGTGGCGAGCACTGTGAGCCGTCGCTGACTCGGTTGCGACTCAATCTTTCGTATGACGGTACCGATTTTTTCGGCTGGGGCAAGCAGCCGGCACTGCGCACCGTTCAGGGAACGATCGAAGACGCCCTGGGCGTGATCTTCCGCCGGTTCGGCGTTATTCCATCCCTCGTCGTCGCCGGCCGCACGGATGCCGGTGTGCACGCAAGCGGTCAAGTGGCCCACCTTGATCTCACTGATGCCCAGCTGCGCAGTCTGGACCGCCCTCGTCGGGGAAATCTTCGCGGTCGCCGCTATGACGGGCCCGCATCTTTGGCGCGCCGGATTAACGGGATCGCGGGTCTTGAGGCTGACATCCATGTGTCGCAGTCAGCGATTGCGGCCGCCGGTTTTGATGCGCGCTTTTCGCCGCTGTGGCGCCGATACGAGTACCGCATCGCAGACAATGAGTCGCCTCGAGACCCCCGGTATCGAAACCATACGGTGTGGTACCCCGCCACGCTCGACCTCGATGCGATGAATGCTGCGGCACGCGAGCTGCTTGGCCTTCACGATTGGGCGGCCTACTGCAAACCTCGCGAGGGTGCCTCGACGGTGAGGTCACTGGAACGCTTTAGCTGGCGACGTAACGAAGAGGGCGTCATCGTCGCCGGGGTGCGGGCTGACGCCTTCTGTCACAGCATGGTGCGGTCACTCGTGGGCGCAGGCGTGTTTGTGGGGCAGGGCAAACTGGAAGCTTCGCGGCCCGTCGACATTCGTGATGAGCGTTCAAAGGGGAGTGAATTCAAGGTGATGCCGGCCAAGGGCCTCACTCTCGTTGAGGTGGGTTACCCGCCAGACGCCGGATTGGCGGCGAGGGCAGAGCTCACGCGATCCCACCGCGATCCACTCGACCTGCTGGACTAGGCACAGCGCTCAACTAGGCACAGCACCGTTTGCTGCGGGGCCGAACTTCAGCTATCGTTGACCCTTGGTGTCTGCACTATAGGGTGCGGCATCCGATCATGAGCCCTCCAACCGGAATTGTTTCTTCTGAAACAACCATCGGAGCGGGATTCACGAACACCTCACTCGATCAATGAAAGCAGCATTATTGTGACGCGCACCTATTCGCCCAAGCCCGACGACGTAACGCGGGAATGGGTCATCATCGACGCCGCCGATATCGTTCTCGGCCGCCTTGCCAGCCATGCAGCAGTTTTGCTCCGTGGAAAGCACAAGGCCACCTTTGCTCCTCACATGGACATGGGTGACTTCGTCATCATCATCAACGCTGAGAAGGTTGCCCTCACCGGCTCCAAGCTCGCGCAGAAGAAGGCCTACCGCCACTCCGGTTACCCGGGCGGGCTGACGGCCACGACGTACTCCGAGATGTTGGAGAAGCACCCCACACGTGCCGTAGAAAAGGCAATCCGTGGAATGCTCCCCAAGAACTCACTCGGTCGCGCTCAGTTGACCAAGCTGAAGGTATACGCAGGTGCAGAGCACCCGCACGCTGCCCAGCAGCCCACCCCGTACACCCTCACCCAGGTCGCTCAGTAGCGCCCGCGCTTTACGTAGCCAAGACTTAAGGACTTATTACAGTGGCCAAGATCGAAGATTCAATCACCGAGGGTGCTCCCGAGTCGTACACGACTGAATCGGCAGCAACCGAGGCGCCCGCAGCGCCCCGCCCCGTACTCACCGTTCCCGGTGCAGCCGTCGGGCGTCGCAAGCAGGCAATCGCCCGCGTACGCCTTGTTCCCGGCTCGGGCACCATCACGGTCAACGGCCGTGAGCTCGCCGAGTACTTTCCCAACAAGCTTCACCAGCAGCTCATCAACGACCCGTTCAAGATTCTTGATCTGCTCGGTGGTTACGACGTAATCGCACGCATCACCGGCGGTGGCCCTTCGGGTCAGGCTGGCGCACTGCGTTTGGGTATCGCTCGTTCGCTCAACCAGATCGACGAAGAGAACAACCGCGCTGCCCTCAAAAAGGCCGGCTTCCTCACCCGTGACGCTCGCGTCAAGGAGCGTAAGAAGGCTGGACTCAAGAAGGCACGTAAGGCGCCTCAGTTCTCGAAGCGCTAACGCGCTTCACCTGCTAGCGGCAACGCATGGCGCGTCTTTTTGGTACCGATGGCGTTCGTGGCCTCGCGAACAGTGATCTTACTGTCGAGCTTGCACTCGGCTTGGCTCAGGCGGCAGCAGTCGTACTGGGCCAGGGCCGGGTTGCCGATGGTCGTCGCGCTTCAGGGCGCCGGCCTGTAGCGGTAGTCGCTCGTGATCCCCGTGTGTCTGGTGAGTTCATCTCAGCGGCAGTATCTGCCGGCCTCGCGAGTTCTGGCGTAGACGTTTTTGATGCCGGAGTAATTCCTACCCCCGCAGCAGCTTTCCTTGTCGCTGATTTCAAAGCCGACCTCGGGGTCATGATCTCGGCGTCGCACAATCCTGCACCCGACAACGGAATCAAGTTTTTCGGGCAGGGTGGCACCAAACTTCCCGATGAGGTCGAAGACCGCATCGAAGCGGCGCTTGCCGCGCCCAGTCTTGCGCCCACAGGCACCGAGGTTGGTCGTATCCGCCGGTTTGCCGATGCTGAAGACCGCTACGTTGTGCACCTGTTGTCGACGTTGCCCAACCAACTCGGCGGCATCCATGTGCTACTCGACTGCGCTCACGGTGCGGCCTCCGGAGTTTCGCCGCAGGTGTTTACCGATGCCGGTGCCAAAGTCACGGTGATTGGTGCCGATCCCGACGGCATCAATATCAACGACGGTGTCGGATCAACCCACCTCGACAATCTCGCTGCCGCAGTGCTCTCCCACGGCGCAGACCTCGGTATCGCCCATGATGGCGACGCAGATCGCTGCCTGGCTGTCGACAAAGAGGGCAATGTTGTTGACGGTGATCAGATCATGGCGATTCTCGCTGTTTCGATGGCCCAGCGTGGTGTGCTCCAAGATCGTACACTCGTCGCGACGGTTATGAGCAACCTCGGGCTTCGTCGGGCGATGGCGGAGAACAACATAAAGATGTTGGAAACCAAAGTGGGCGACCGCTATGTTCTCGAAGCGCTTGGTGAGCACGGCCTATCGCTGGGTGGCGAACAGTCTGGGCACGTCATCATGACCAAATTCGCGACAACCGGTGATGGCATCCTCACGGGGTTGCACCTTGTCGCCGAAATGAAACGCACCGGTAAAACTCTTGCCGAGTTGGCTTCGGTGATGACGGTCTACCCGCAGGTTCTTGAGAACGTGCGAGGTGTTGATCATCACTCGCTGGGCTCTAACACGGTGATTGCAGATGCCGTTGGCGCGGTGGAAGCAGAGCTGGGCGACTCCGGTCGCGTGCTGTTGCGCGCATCGGGCACTGAACCCATGGTTCGTGTGATGGTGGAGGCTGAGCACCATGATGCCGCCGAGCAGATGGCTGAACGCCTTGCTGCAGTGGTTCGTTCCCAGTTGGGCAACTAACGCAACCAGTGCGTTCGCGCTGATGACCCGCGGTCGATTACAACGCAGCCGCCACACTGCGCTGCATTCTAGGTTTTGCGCAGCAGCACTTTTGAGACTGAGTGGTTGGCGTCTTTACGCAAGATGAGTGATGCGCGTGGCCGCGTCGGCAGTACGTTCTGGATGAGGTTGGGCTCGTTGGTGAGTGTCCACACCTGTTGGGCGCGTGCGCGGGCTGCACTCTCGCTGAGGTCCGCAAAGCGGTGAAAGTAGGAGCGCGGGTTGCTGAACGCCCCGCGCTGGAGGCGAAGGAAGCGTTCCTCGTACCAGCGTGCAATGTCGCTGGTGCGGGCATCCACATAGATGGTGAAGTCGAAGAGGTCGCTGACGGCGAGCTTTTTTCCCGGAGTTGGTGGCTGTAAGACGTTGAGTCCTTCAACGATCAGGACATCGGGTTTGCTAACGGTCACGCTTGCCTCGGGAACAATGTCGTAGGCCAGGTGTGAATAAAACGGTGCACGTACTTCGGCGGCACCCGATTTGATCTTGCTGACGAAACGCAATAGCGAACGCCGGTCGTAGCTTTCGGGAAAGCCTTTGCGTTCGAGGATCCCGCGTCGTTCAAGCTCCGAATTGGGGTGCAGGAACCCGTCGGTGGTGATGAGCTCGACCCGCGGGGTGCCATCCCAGCGGGAGAGTAGTTCGCGCAGCAACCGGGAGATTGTAGATTTACCCACGGCGACCGATCCGGCGACGCCAATGACGAATGGCGTGCGTGTGGTCGATGCTCCCAGGAACTGGGTCGTCGCCCCGTGAAGCTGTTGGGCGTTCTCTGCGTAAAGGTTAAGGAGACGACTGAGCGGAAGGTAGACCTCGGCGACTTCGGTGAGGTCGAGTTCGTCACCAAGCCCACGGAGTTCGATCAGTTCCGCCTGCGTGAGTGGAACGTCCATTTTGGGCGCGAGTTCACTCCAATCGCTCCGATCAATTTCGAGAAACGGAGAGATGTGACCGTGTGCGGATCCATTTTCTTGCATCCGGTTCATCATATCTGCGCACTGCTAGCTGGTTTGGGCAACTAAACTCGACTCCATGTGTGGAATTGTGGGTTACGTCGGTAACAATAAAAGCCTGGAGGTTCTCCTCGGCGGTCTTAAGCGTCTCGAGTATCGGGGTTATGACTCCGCCGGCGTCGCGATTATTGATGGTGCAGGAAAGTTGGAAACGCGTAAGCGGGCCGGCAAGCTGCAGATGCTGCTGGATGATCTTTCCGAGCACCCGCTCGGCAACGGTGCTACGGGAATCGGGCACACTCGGTGGGCGACCCACGGGGGGCCGACCGATGTCAATGCGCACCCGCATCTGAGTCGCGACTCTAAGCTCGCGCTCATTCACAATGGCATCATCGAGAACTTCTCTGAACTCAAGAATGAGCTGTTGGCTGAGGGGGAGACCTTCGTCAGCGAGACTGACACTGAGGTGGCAGCTCTTCTTGTTGGCCGCGAATATGCGAAGTCGGGCAATCTCACTGAGGCACTACGTGGCGTTGTCGCCCGTCTTGAGGGCGCGTTCACTCTGCTTGCGGTGCACGAAGATGAACCCGGGGTTGTTGTCGGCGCTCGCCGCAACTCACCGCTGGTCATTGGTTTGGGTGATGGAGAGAACTTCTTGGGTTCTGATGTAGCCGCATTCGTGGAGTTCACGCGCCGCGCTGTTGCGATCGGGCAGGATCAGATCGTCACCATCCGGCCCGACTCCGTGGAGGTTACTGACTTTGAGGGCAACGCCGTTCACGTAGAAGAGTTTGATATTGCGTGGGACGCATCGGCGTCTGAAAAGGGTGGCTGGTCAAGCTTCATGGCTAAGGAGATCAGCGAAGAGCCGGATGCTGTCGCCAACACCATTTTGGGCCGCGTTCAGGATGGCCTGGTCAGACTGACCGAATTTGAGCCGCTCGGTGATGATGTTATTGCGAACATTGACCGAATTGTCGTTGTCGCCTGCGGAACCGCAGCGTATGCGGGAATGCTCGGCAAGTACGCGATTGAGGCCTGGGCGCGAGTGCCGGTGGATGTCGAACTCGCGCACGAGTTCCGCTACCGCAACCCGATTCTTACCGATCGCACCCTCGTGATCTCGATCAGCCAGTCCGGCGAAACCATGGACACGCTGATGGCCGTCAAGTTTGCGAGTGAGTCTGGCGCAAAAGTTGTTTCGGTGTGCAACACGCACGGTGCGACCATTCCTCGCGAGTCAGACGCTGTCGTGTACACGCATGCGGGGCCGGAGGTTGCTGTGGCCTCCACTAAGGCTTTTGTGGCTCAGGTGACGGCGCTATATCTCATCGGTCTTCACATCGCGGGGGTGCGTGGCACTCTCAGCGATGAGCTGATTCGCGAAAATGTTGCCGAGTTGCAGGCAGTTCCTGCCAAGATTTCTGAGGTTCTTGTGACCTCGCAGTCGATCAAACAGTTGGCGCACTGGATGACCGACACCCAGTCGGTGCTGTTCCTGGGGCGCCACGTCGGGTATCCGATCGCGCTTGAGGGTGCCCTTAAGCTCAAGGAGCTCGCCTACATTCACGCCGAAGGCTTTGCGGCCGGTGAGTTGAAGCACGGCCCGATCGCGCTGATTGAGCCGGGCCAGGTCGTCTTCGTGATTGTTCCGAGCCCACGTGACCCCAACTCTCTGCACAAGAAGGTTGTTTCTAACATTCAGGAGATCCGTGCCCGGGGCGCTCGTGTGATCGCGATCGCTGAGAAGGGTGATGCGGCGGTGCTGCCGTTTGCGGATGAGGTCATCCCGATTCCACTGGCGGGTTCGTTCTTCGAGCCTCTGCTTGCTGTCATCCCGCTGCACATTTTTGGTATGGAACTTTCGGCAGCGAAGGGACTCGACGTCGATCAGCCTCGCAACCTTGCGAAGTCTGTCACCGTCGAATAGGTCTCACCGTGATTGTGGGGATCGGTGTGGATGTCGTTGACATTGCCCGCTTCGAACGTGCGTTGCAGCGCACACCGACCCTCACCGCCCGCCTGTTCGCTGAGAGCGAACAGCTGAAGGAGGGCGCACCTCGACCGCTGCGTTCACTCGCGGGCAGGTTCGCCGCAAAAGAAGCACTCATTAAAGCTCTCGGCGACTCGACCGGCGTCACCTGGCATGACATGCGGGTTGTCACGGATTCGCGCGGCAATCCCTCCTTCGAACTGCTCAACGCTACGCGATCCATCGCGGATCGCCGCGGAATCACCTCAGTGCATCTCTCACTGAGCCATGATGCCGGAATCGCGATCGCCTACGTCATCGCGGAGGCACACCATGACTGATCTGCGCCTCGCAACAATCAGTACCGGAGCTATCAGCCACAACATCAAAACCCTCCGAACTCTCGTAGCGCCGGCACAAGTCATGGCCGTTGTGAAAGCCAACGGCTACGGACACGGCGCGACTGCGAGCGCGCGGGCGGCCCTGACCGGCGGCGCGTCCTGGCTTGGCGTCGCCGATCTTACCGAAGCGTTTGCACTCAGAGCCGCGGGCATCGACGCTCCACTGTTGGCATGGTTGCACCAACCAGGGGCAGCGTTCAGCGAAGCGGTGCGCGCGAAAATCGACCTCGGCGTTAACAGCAGTGGGCAACTCGCCGAAGTTGCTGCGGCATCCGGCGTGGCCTGCGTGCACCTCAAAGTCGACACCGGACTGCACCGCAATGGGGCACCGATCAGCGACTGGCCGCAGTTCTTTGAGGATGCAATGGCCCACGAGCTGGCGGGCCGTATCCGAGTGCGCGGCATCTGGAGCCACCTGGCGAATGCCGGTGCAGAAAATGATGCCAAACAGATCAAGGCCTTCACTGCCGCGGTCGCGATGGCAGAGGCGGTCGGCCTTCGGCCCGAATTGCGTCACCTTGCTGCCTCCGAGGGCGCGATCAAACACCCGAGCGCCCGCTTCAACTTAGTTCGGGTCGGAATCAGTAGTTACGGTCTTGCTCCCGCCGATGACGTGGATGTCCAAGCCCTCGGTCTGATTCCGGCGATGACACTGAGCGCCCCCGTGATAGCGGTGAGGCGAGCCTCTGCAGGCGACGGGGTGTCGTACGGTTTCGATTTTCGCTGCACGACAGACACGAACCTCGCTCTCGTACCCCTCGGCTATGGTGATGGCGTTCCGCGACACGCGTCAAACCGCGGCCCCGTCACCATCAACGGTGTTCGCGGTCAGGTTGCGGGCCGGGTTGCTATGGATCAAATCGTCGTTGATATGGGCGACGCGCCGGTAGCGGTCGGAGATCGCGCCGTGCTCTTCGGTGATTCGTCAGCGGACCCTATCGTGCCCAGTGCCGACGACTGGGCCGCGGCCTGCGAAACCATCAACTATGAGATTGTGACTCGCATCGGGCAACGCGTCGTGCGCAGGTACACGCCGTGACCCGTCTGGCGATTGATTCTCCCGAGCGAATGGTCCAGCTGGGAACGTTGATCGCGACCCAGCTCAGCGCCGGAGACCTCGTGCTTCTCAACGGCGAGCTGGGGGCAGGAAAAACTACCCTCACGCGCTCGATCGGAGAAACTTTGGGCATCCGGGGCACCGTAACGAGCCCCACCTTTGTGCTCGCGCGCACCCACCCACGAGCGGATGATTCTGCCGACGTGGCACCTCTCGTACACGTGGACGCCTACCGCCTGGGTAGCGCAATTGAGCTCGATGATCTCGATCTCGACTTCGCGGCATCCATTGTTGTCGTCGAATGGGGTGCTGGCCTCCTTGATGGGGTGAGTGAATCGTGGCTGAACATAGATATTATTCGGCCGACTGGCGCCAGCGACGAGCATCCGCCGGCCGACGATTTCTCTGACGAACTCAACGAACCGCGCACAGTGACGGTGACCGGCAATGGTCCTCGATGGGCCAATATGGGGTGGCTCGATGTTTTTAGCGATTGATACCTCGTCCGGGACAAGCGTTGCGATCGTCGATGCGCAGGGTGTTGTGCACGCGGAACGCGATTCTGCCGACACTCGCCGACATGCCGAAGTGATTGGCGACTTCATCTCGGGTTGTCTCACCGACACCGAATTGGCGGTAACCGACCTCACTGGTGTCGTTGCCGGGATGGGCCCGGGACCATTCACCGGGCTGCGCGTGGGAATCGTTGCCGCACGGGCTTTCGCCTTCGGCGCCGGCCTGCCACTGCATCCGGTGGTCACTCACGACGCCATCGCGCTCGGTGAAACCGGGCCGGTACTCATCGCCACTGATGCGCGGCGCACAGAGCTCTACTGGTCGACCTACCGGGGAACGGATGATGCGGGCTTACCCATCCGCGATGACGGCCCGGCGCTGGCTCCCGCCGCCGAACTCGCCACCCACGTGCCCAACTTCGCGCACTACTCGTTGCGCGAAGTGCCCACCGTACGAGCCGCTAATCTTGCGAAACTGGCGCACCTCCTGAGCGCCAACAGTCGCGAGTTTGCCGGCGAAGAAGCCCTCTATCTGCGCTCACCCGACGTCACCCTCTCGGCCGGACCGAAACGAGTAACCGCATGAGCTGGCAATTGCGCCGCGCCACCCCCGCTGACCTCGACGCGATCATGGCGATTGAGTCGAGCGAGTTTGCCAACGATGCCTGGTCGAGCGACATGATGAGTGCAGAGCTGGGCAACCGCCACGGGTATTACGTTGTCGCCAACCCGGTGGGGGAGCCCACGCGAGTGACAGCCTATGCAGGGTTGCGTGCCACAGCCGGTTCGACTCAGGCAGACATCCAGACGATCGCTGTTGAGCCGAACGCGAGACGCCACGGTGTCGGGCGTGCGCTCATGAACGCGCTCATGGTCGAGGCGCGCACCCGCGGAGCTGGCGAACTTTTCTTGGAGGTTCGCGCCGACAATCCGGCAGCGCAGCGACTCTATGACTCTCTCGGCTTCGAGAGCATCGCGGTGCGCCCCAACTACTATCAGCCGGATGGTGTGGATGCGGTTGTGATGCGTCTCACTATTCCCGAGCCGAAGCTCTCTCCGGCGGTCGGCGCATGAATCGGCTCACATCGACTGGTGGCAGCGTGCCGAGCAACACGACAGAACCCCTCGTGCTGGGGATCGAAACCAGTTGCGATGAGACCGGGATCGGCATTGTTCGGGGCAGCCGTCTGCTCGCCAACGTCATCTCGTCATCCATGGAGGAGCATGCGCGCTATGGCGGAGTTGTTCCCGAGGTTGCGGCACGTGCTCATTTGGAGGCGATGCAACCTGCGCTTGAGCGGGCGCTGACAGAAGCGGGCGTCGAGCTTGCGGAACTCGATGCGATTGCCGTTACGAGCGGC
It encodes the following:
- a CDS encoding adenylate kinase encodes the protein MTRLLLIGPPGAGKGTQAVHLAEIYGIPAISTGDIFRSNVKNGTELGTKAKAFMDAGDNVPDSLTNALIRDRLEDDDAQEGFLLDGYPRTTDQVRELDAFLASHGAALDAVVELEADPEVVVARLRKRALEQGRSDDTEAVVRHRLEVYAEQTAPLIKVYGSRGVVVTIDALGEIDAVTARITGALVDRGIVAADAFKP
- the infA gene encoding translation initiation factor IF-1 codes for the protein MAKKDGVIEIEGAVVEALPNAMFRVELSNGHVVLAHISGKMRQNYIRILPEDRVVVELSPYDLTRGRITYRYK
- the rplQ gene encoding 50S ribosomal protein L17; translated protein: MPTPTKGPRLGGGPAHERHMLANLAAALFTHKSIKTTEMRAKRLRPVAERLITFAKKGDLHNRRRALGIIGDKTVIHELFTVIAPQVELREGGYTRITKLGFRKGDNASMVQMELVLEPVTPKKKSSKASAKTAPKAAAEEPAAEETAAEGAPVADETATEEVATEDVAVGASADDAPADDAAETAEKK
- a CDS encoding tRNA pseudouridine synthase A; translated protein: MDQPTSHAPSGEHCEPSLTRLRLNLSYDGTDFFGWGKQPALRTVQGTIEDALGVIFRRFGVIPSLVVAGRTDAGVHASGQVAHLDLTDAQLRSLDRPRRGNLRGRRYDGPASLARRINGIAGLEADIHVSQSAIAAAGFDARFSPLWRRYEYRIADNESPRDPRYRNHTVWYPATLDLDAMNAAARELLGLHDWAAYCKPREGASTVRSLERFSWRRNEEGVIVAGVRADAFCHSMVRSLVGAGVFVGQGKLEASRPVDIRDERSKGSEFKVMPAKGLTLVEVGYPPDAGLAARAELTRSHRDPLDLLD
- the rpsK gene encoding 30S ribosomal protein S11; protein product: MAAPKSAARKPRRKEKKNVAVGQAHIKSTFNNTIVTITDPTGAVLAWSSSGVVGFKGSRKSTPYAAQMSAESAARQAQEHGVKKVDVFVKGPGSGRETAIRSLQAAGLEVGSINDVTPQTHNGCRPPKRRRV
- the rpsI gene encoding 30S ribosomal protein S9; translated protein: MAKIEDSITEGAPESYTTESAATEAPAAPRPVLTVPGAAVGRRKQAIARVRLVPGSGTITVNGRELAEYFPNKLHQQLINDPFKILDLLGGYDVIARITGGGPSGQAGALRLGIARSLNQIDEENNRAALKKAGFLTRDARVKERKKAGLKKARKAPQFSKR
- a CDS encoding DNA-directed RNA polymerase subunit alpha, coding for MLIAQRPTLAEENISEFRSRFVIEPLEPGFGYTLGNSMRRTLLSSIPGAAVTSIRIDGVLHEFSTVAGVKEDVTEVILNIKNLVVSSEHDEPITAYLRKQGAGEVTAADISAPAGVEIHNPELVIATLNDKAKFELELTIERGRGYVTATQNRSEFSEAGQIPVDSIYSPVLKVTYRVEATRAGERTDFDRLVVDVETKSAITPRDAVASAGRTLTELFGLARELNTAAEGIEIGPAPVDAVLSTELSMPIEDLDLSVRSYNCLKREGINTVSELVALSETQLMNIRNFGQKSVDEVRDKLVEMGLSLKDSVPGFDGAHFYGGYADDETNA
- the rplM gene encoding 50S ribosomal protein L13; the encoded protein is MTRTYSPKPDDVTREWVIIDAADIVLGRLASHAAVLLRGKHKATFAPHMDMGDFVIIINAEKVALTGSKLAQKKAYRHSGYPGGLTATTYSEMLEKHPTRAVEKAIRGMLPKNSLGRAQLTKLKVYAGAEHPHAAQQPTPYTLTQVAQ
- the rpmJ gene encoding 50S ribosomal protein L36 is translated as MKVNPSVKPMCDNCRVIRRNGRVMIICKSNPRHKQRQG
- the rpsM gene encoding 30S ribosomal protein S13, with amino-acid sequence MARLAGVDIPRDKRVEVALTYIYGVGRTRALKTLADTQISGEIRVHDLTDDQLIVLRDYIEGNFQVEGDLRREVAADIRRKVEIGSYQGIRHRKGLPVHGQRTKTNARTRKGPKRTVAGKKKAR